A stretch of Macadamia integrifolia cultivar HAES 741 chromosome 7, SCU_Mint_v3, whole genome shotgun sequence DNA encodes these proteins:
- the LOC122085015 gene encoding probable protein phosphatase 2C 63 — protein MLRSCYRPLERCFGRRGGDGLLWHMDLKPHASGDYSIAVVQANSSLEDQSQVFTSPFATYVGVYDGHGGPEASRFINGHLFPHLQKFATEQGGLSADVIKKAFDATEEEFLHLVKRSWPARPQIASVGSCCLVGAISNDVLYVANLGDSRAVLGRRASEGRKIPVVAERLSTDHNVAVEEVRKEVEALHPDDSHIVVNSRGVWRIKGIIQVSRSIGDIYLKKPEFNRDPLFQQFGFPVPLKRPVMTAEPSIQIRKLKPHDLFLIFASDGLWEQLSDEAAVEIVFNNPRAGIAKRLVSAALQEAARKREMRYDDIMRIEKGIRRHFHDDITVIVIYIDHIQGSSSSRFKYSAVDGTTAPVDIFSLNTDDAEEDRIHTLS, from the exons ATGCTGCGTTCGTGTTACCGACCACTGGAGCGATGCTTCGGAAGAAGAGGAGGCGACGGACTTCTCTGGCACATGGACTTGAAACCACATGCCTCTGGGGATTATTCGATCGCAGTCGTTCAAGCTAACTCATCCCTTGAAGATCAAAGCCAAGTTTTTACCTCTCCTTTCGCCACTTACGTTGGCGTCTACGACGGCCACGGCGGCCCCGAAGCGTCTCGCTTCATCAACGGCCACCTATTTCCTCATCTTCAAA AGTTTGCCACGGAGCAAGGGGGATTGTCCGCAGATGTCATAAAGAAAGCGTTCGATGCCACTGAGGAGGAATTCTTGCATCTGGTGAAGCGTTCCTGGCCGGCCCGCCCGCAGATCGCATCAGTGGGGTCGTGCTGTTTGGTTGGGGCCATCTCTAATGATGTTCTGTATGTAGCCAATCTTGGGGACTCCAGGGCCGTTCTTGGCCGAAGGGCATCCGAGGGCCGGAAGATCCCCGTGGTGGCGGAACGGTTGTCCACCGATCACAATGTTGCAGTTGAGGAGGTGAGAAAGGAGGTCGAGGCGCTCCATCCCGATGATTCTCATATCGTGGTTAACAGTCGTGGAGTTTGGCGGATTAAGGGCATAATTCAG GTGTCAAGATCTATTGGAGATATCTATCTCAAAAAACCTGAGTTCAATAGGGACCCCCTTTTCCAGCAATTTGGATTTCCGGTCCCTCTTAAACGACCAGTGATGACAGCGGAACCCTCAATCCAGATTAGAAAGCTAAAGCCACATGACTTATTCTTGATTTTCGCATCAGATGGACTGTGGGAGCAGCTAAGTGATGAAGCAGCCGTAGAAATTGTGTTCAACAACCCAAGAGCT GGAATAGCAAAGCGATTAGTGAGTGCTGCCCTTCAGGAGGCTGCAAGGAAGAGGGAGATGAGATATGATGACATTATGAGGATAGAGAAGGGAATCAGAAGGCATTTCCATGATGATATCACTGTGATTGTGATTTATATTGATCACATCCAAGGCTCTTCTAGCAGTAGATTC